One genomic segment of Helicobacter enhydrae includes these proteins:
- a CDS encoding phosphoribosyltransferase family protein encodes MDKLKNYFENRQDALRHLFLELETINLDNTLVVALCPEGAIMADAVARHFDLEMEYLFCAPIPAPLNPECAIALVGEFMDVVIDENLLDSFGIPIDYVYQQAKVVYEEKILQNVKNLRKNQEIAKISGRNILIVDEGIETGFSVEVIIKTCVNAGCKSASVAVPVLSKDVENYLLKFCDCVYSVLSPDFFVSTNYYYTHLPVINENAQGFDFCELEAYKPNWKEENDNNTI; translated from the coding sequence ATGGATAAGTTAAAGAATTATTTTGAAAATCGTCAAGATGCATTGCGGCATTTGTTTCTTGAGCTAGAAACAATCAACCTTGACAACACTTTGGTCGTGGCTTTGTGTCCGGAGGGAGCAATCATGGCAGATGCAGTTGCACGGCATTTTGATTTGGAGATGGAGTATCTGTTTTGTGCTCCCATTCCTGCACCCCTCAATCCCGAGTGTGCTATTGCCCTTGTTGGTGAGTTTATGGATGTTGTGATTGATGAAAATTTGTTGGATTCTTTTGGTATCCCTATAGATTATGTCTATCAACAAGCGAAGGTGGTCTATGAGGAAAAAATCCTACAAAATGTCAAGAATCTAAGAAAAAATCAAGAGATTGCAAAGATTAGTGGGAGAAATATTTTGATTGTTGATGAGGGGATTGAGACGGGCTTTAGTGTTGAAGTCATCATCAAAACTTGCGTCAATGCTGGTTGCAAAAGTGCCTCTGTCGCTGTGCCTGTCTTGTCAAAAGATGTTGAAAACTATTTGTTAAAATTTTGTGATTGCGTCTATAGTGTGTTAAGTCCTGATTTTTTTGTCTCGACAAACTATTACTACACTCACTTGCCCGTGATCAATGAAAATGCCCAAGGTTTTGATTTTTGTGAGCTTGAGGCGTATAAACCAAATTGGAAGGAAGAAAATGATAACAATACAATCTAA
- the kdsB gene encoding 3-deoxy-manno-octulosonate cytidylyltransferase produces MIIIPARLHSTRFPQKMLSEILGIPLIVRTALRAQEVDEVVVATDSKEIAQICESYHIEAILTKETHSSGTDRCAEAVEILRLEPDEIVINMQGDEPFLEAEILSKLKNLMQTSTAFMGTCIKSIAEDESCDPNLVKVVLDSGGNALYFSRSKIPYNRDQAQCEYFGHLGVYGFKAKHLLEFCALPKSPLEEIEKLEQLRALYHQKRIETLLVETQSIGIDTAEDRELAIQRFLKA; encoded by the coding sequence ATGATTATTATTCCTGCGAGATTACATTCTACGCGTTTTCCCCAAAAAATGCTTTCAGAGATTTTAGGAATTCCTTTGATTGTACGCACGGCACTAAGAGCACAAGAGGTTGATGAAGTTGTCGTAGCAACAGATTCCAAAGAAATTGCTCAAATTTGTGAAAGCTATCACATAGAGGCGATTTTGACCAAAGAGACGCATAGTAGTGGAACAGATCGTTGTGCTGAAGCTGTTGAGATTCTGCGATTAGAGCCTGATGAGATTGTGATCAATATGCAGGGCGATGAACCATTTTTGGAAGCAGAGATTTTGTCCAAATTGAAAAACTTGATGCAAACTAGCACGGCTTTTATGGGGACTTGTATTAAAAGCATAGCAGAAGATGAGAGCTGTGATCCTAATCTAGTCAAGGTGGTGCTAGATTCTGGCGGTAATGCACTTTATTTCTCTCGATCCAAAATCCCTTATAATCGCGATCAAGCACAATGTGAGTATTTTGGACATTTGGGTGTTTATGGGTTTAAGGCGAAACATTTATTGGAGTTTTGTGCTTTGCCCAAAAGTCCTTTGGAAGAGATAGAGAAATTGGAGCAGTTGCGTGCTTTGTATCATCAAAAACGCATTGAAACCTTGTTGGTTGAGACTCAAAGTATCGGGATTGATACAGCAGAGGATAGAGAGTTGGCAATTCAGAGGTTTTTGAAAGCATAG
- a CDS encoding MATE family efflux transporter, which translates to MTNTKIDLANAGIRGLFLYYFFPILFSMLVLSTHVVVDAFFVSYAIGQDGVAALGFSWPVFPVLVAIYLLFAVGGSALISYFLGKGEKQRALEIFSSILYFVGILGLILGGLLYIFTEEIAVFLTANKTINPMIKEYLVEYLEIIFAGVVLIFLHPILDMFAVNDRQPFLAMISMLIASVGNMLFNYLFLFVLNLGIQASAFSTLLGNVFAVSILLWHFLCKRGDLHFIKALKFEDIKKACRNGLPACVSELSTGVLMLLYIFKLLDLVQERGVLIYTIVMYIGTTLFAILLSIAQGVQPIASFNYGAGKIGRVKEVYFFGIKIAVIVSMVVYVGIFASAYWLAWAFLNQQDIAKDSMLIPDIALAMRIYLIAYLFMGINLVSAVFLQSIQRPSGSMLITLCYSVGFSTIFLEILTQYFGMIGVWATYPIAAFLTIFVVFWVIKREFERGVLYEGKDSTI; encoded by the coding sequence ATGACAAATACAAAGATTGATTTGGCAAATGCCGGGATTAGAGGTTTATTTCTATATTATTTTTTCCCCATCCTTTTTTCTATGCTTGTGTTAAGCACACATGTGGTGGTCGATGCTTTTTTTGTGAGTTATGCGATTGGTCAAGATGGCGTGGCAGCACTTGGATTTTCTTGGCCCGTTTTTCCGGTGCTTGTGGCAATTTATTTGCTGTTTGCTGTTGGTGGTTCGGCATTGATTTCGTATTTTTTGGGAAAAGGCGAAAAGCAAAGGGCGTTGGAAATTTTTAGCTCTATCTTGTATTTTGTGGGCATACTTGGATTGATACTTGGGGGGCTTTTGTATATTTTTACAGAGGAAATAGCAGTTTTTTTGACGGCTAATAAAACAATCAATCCAATGATCAAAGAATATCTTGTGGAATATTTGGAGATTATTTTTGCGGGAGTGGTTTTGATTTTTTTGCATCCAATCTTGGATATGTTTGCTGTAAATGACAGACAACCATTTTTGGCGATGATTTCTATGCTTATTGCTTCAGTCGGCAATATGCTTTTTAATTATCTATTTTTGTTTGTTTTAAACTTGGGGATTCAGGCAAGTGCTTTTTCTACACTTTTGGGAAATGTGTTTGCTGTTTCTATTTTGCTGTGGCATTTTTTGTGCAAAAGAGGGGATTTGCATTTTATCAAAGCGTTGAAATTTGAAGACATCAAAAAAGCCTGTCGCAATGGACTACCTGCTTGTGTTTCCGAATTGAGCACAGGTGTCTTGATGCTCCTTTATATTTTCAAATTGCTAGATCTTGTGCAAGAGAGAGGGGTGCTGATTTATACGATTGTGATGTATATCGGCACGACACTTTTTGCTATTTTGCTCTCAATTGCTCAAGGGGTGCAACCTATTGCGAGTTTTAATTATGGTGCAGGCAAGATTGGGCGTGTCAAAGAGGTGTATTTTTTTGGAATCAAAATCGCCGTGATTGTGAGTATGGTGGTGTATGTGGGTATCTTTGCGTCGGCGTATTGGTTGGCTTGGGCGTTTTTGAATCAACAAGATATTGCCAAAGATTCGATGTTGATTCCTGATATTGCTCTTGCAATGAGAATTTATCTGATCGCTTATTTGTTTATGGGGATCAATCTCGTCAGTGCCGTGTTTTTGCAATCTATCCAACGCCCATCGGGTTCGATGTTGATTACGCTTTGTTATAGCGTTGGTTTTTCTACGATTTTTCTAGAAATTTTGACGCAATATTTTGGGATGATTGGCGTGTGGGCAACTTATCCGATAGCGGCTTTTTTGACGATTTTTGTGGTGTTTTGGGTGATTAAAAGAGAGTTTGAAAGAGGAGTTTTGTATGAAGGAAAAGATTCTACTATTTGA
- a CDS encoding F0F1 ATP synthase subunit C, translating into MKKVFLLTFALATFALANDVEAMIKSYSVLGAVVGLGIAACGGAVGMGYTAAATISGIARNPGVGGKLTGMMFIALALIEAQVIYTLVLAIIALFANPFLGA; encoded by the coding sequence ATGAAAAAAGTGTTTTTATTGACATTTGCATTAGCCACATTTGCATTGGCAAACGATGTTGAGGCGATGATCAAATCTTATTCTGTTTTGGGTGCTGTTGTTGGACTTGGAATTGCTGCATGTGGAGGAGCTGTGGGTATGGGATATACTGCTGCAGCAACAATTTCGGGTATTGCAAGAAATCCTGGTGTTGGGGGAAAATTGACGGGAATGATGTTTATCGCATTGGCTTTGATTGAAGCTCAAGTGATTTACACTTTGGTTTTGGCGATTATCGCATTGTTTGCAAACCCATTTTTGGGAGCATAA
- a CDS encoding HAD family hydrolase produces the protein MKEKILLFDLDGTLIDSTQAILESFVNTALFFGINLKERRGEIMGLIGATLRDMFMHFGFSEEETEQCIKMYRTNYERIYLEKTHLLPKVKEALESVPKSYGMGVVTSKNRYFSLKILEHLGINSFFSVVVAIDDVSEPKPSAEPIQRALEDLNFQAQEVYMIGDTFFDMQSAKNAGVIGIGVMGRYEKQLEKYTDFVFSDLFKAVNYIKEQN, from the coding sequence ATGAAGGAAAAGATTCTACTATTTGATTTGGATGGCACTTTGATTGATTCTACTCAGGCGATTTTGGAGAGTTTTGTCAATACTGCGTTATTTTTTGGCATAAATCTCAAAGAGAGAAGAGGGGAGATTATGGGCTTGATTGGTGCAACTCTGCGAGATATGTTTATGCATTTTGGTTTTTCAGAAGAAGAAACAGAGCAATGCATAAAGATGTATCGCACAAATTATGAAAGAATCTATTTAGAAAAAACACATTTGCTACCAAAGGTAAAAGAGGCATTAGAGAGTGTTCCTAAAAGCTATGGGATGGGAGTTGTTACTTCCAAAAATAGATATTTTTCTCTCAAAATTTTAGAGCATTTAGGTATCAACAGCTTTTTTTCTGTTGTGGTTGCGATTGATGATGTCAGTGAGCCAAAACCAAGTGCTGAACCAATCCAAAGGGCACTGGAGGATTTAAATTTTCAAGCACAAGAAGTGTATATGATTGGGGATACATTTTTTGATATGCAGTCTGCGAAAAATGCCGGAGTTATCGGCATTGGAGTTATGGGAAGATATGAAAAGCAGTTGGAAAAATATACAGATTTTGTATTCTCTGACTTATTTAAAGCTGTGAATTACATAAAAGAACAAAATTAA
- a CDS encoding polyribonucleotide nucleotidyltransferase, translating to MITIQSNSLLEEFDFTKVAQQSRGSVWYQCGKTTIMASVAIEENVVVDEDFLPLTVQYIERAYANAKFPSGFIKREGKPSEFEILTSRIIDRTLRPLFPDDYRYSTQITVMVFSYDGTQDLQVCALNAASSALYVAGVSIESPAYAVRVGRNQQGLILNPNMQELQSGSLDLYVSGCNQNLLMIEMRSLGDTSDNCALSEEELCEAIELAKQAIAEGSQKYHHAFTSLQKAPLEIQKTSKPNFETICAYIQEHYADALKQAIVQMAKSERMVEIEKLLKVIMEKQQNDWTQEEVFEALCHKKREMMREMILGDGIRADLRKLNEVRPITIETNLLPNAHGSCLFKRGQTQALVVATIGGEQDAQVYELLGEKTPSKERLMVHYNFPGFSVGEASMVGAVGRRELGHGNLAKRALESSVRDKRVVRLVSEILESNGSSSMATVCGGSLALRASGVAIQELVAGVAMGLIKDRDRYAILTDIMGLEDHEGDMDFKIAGTSAGVTAMQMDIKLGGVTSNILKEALYQAKEARMQILAIMREAEEKIIINEEIVPTSISFGVDADRIVDIIGQGGKTIKEIIEKFAVMIDLDRQNGKVQINGIGAERLNACKDYILNFLQQRHGQAKVNYKAYTSGSIFEGRVKKLVEFGAFVELPNGGDGLLHISKIRAKGVVLSEGQTIECKILNVEQNKVELDFSE from the coding sequence ATGATAACAATACAATCTAATAGCCTACTAGAAGAATTTGATTTCACCAAAGTTGCTCAGCAGTCGCGAGGGTCGGTATGGTATCAGTGTGGCAAAACGACGATTATGGCAAGTGTTGCGATAGAAGAAAATGTAGTTGTGGATGAAGATTTTCTGCCCCTAACTGTGCAATACATTGAGCGTGCTTATGCCAACGCCAAGTTTCCTTCGGGATTTATCAAGCGTGAGGGGAAGCCAAGTGAGTTTGAAATCTTGACTTCAAGGATTATTGATCGCACCTTGCGTCCATTGTTCCCAGATGACTATCGTTATTCAACGCAAATCACCGTGATGGTGTTTAGCTATGATGGAACTCAAGATTTGCAAGTGTGTGCATTAAACGCTGCATCAAGTGCGCTTTATGTTGCAGGTGTGTCTATAGAATCCCCAGCCTATGCAGTGAGGGTTGGTCGCAATCAGCAAGGGTTGATACTCAATCCAAATATGCAAGAGTTGCAATCGGGCAGCTTAGATTTGTATGTTTCAGGTTGCAATCAAAATCTATTGATGATTGAGATGCGAAGTTTGGGTGATACATCGGACAATTGTGCATTGTCGGAGGAGGAGTTGTGTGAGGCGATAGAGTTAGCCAAACAAGCAATTGCTGAAGGTTCGCAAAAATATCACCATGCTTTCACTTCTTTGCAAAAAGCACCACTTGAGATTCAAAAGACATCAAAGCCCAATTTTGAAACAATATGTGCTTATATCCAAGAGCATTATGCCGATGCCCTCAAACAAGCTATCGTGCAGATGGCAAAAAGCGAGCGTATGGTTGAAATAGAAAAACTGCTCAAAGTGATTATGGAAAAACAACAAAATGATTGGACGCAAGAGGAGGTGTTTGAGGCATTGTGTCACAAGAAGCGTGAGATGATGCGTGAGATGATATTAGGAGATGGGATTCGTGCAGATCTAAGGAAACTCAATGAAGTGCGTCCTATCACGATTGAGACAAATCTATTGCCCAATGCTCACGGATCTTGTCTTTTTAAACGAGGGCAGACTCAGGCTCTTGTGGTTGCAACAATTGGAGGGGAGCAAGATGCTCAAGTCTATGAGCTTTTGGGTGAGAAAACGCCCTCCAAAGAACGCTTGATGGTGCATTATAATTTCCCAGGGTTTAGTGTGGGCGAGGCAAGTATGGTTGGTGCTGTTGGGCGTAGAGAGCTAGGGCATGGAAATCTTGCCAAAAGAGCACTAGAGAGCAGTGTGCGAGATAAACGCGTGGTGCGTTTGGTCTCAGAAATCTTAGAATCCAATGGTTCAAGCTCTATGGCAACGGTTTGTGGTGGATCTTTGGCATTGAGGGCAAGTGGGGTTGCGATACAGGAGCTGGTTGCAGGAGTGGCAATGGGATTGATAAAAGATAGGGATAGATATGCGATTTTGACAGATATTATGGGGTTAGAAGATCATGAGGGGGATATGGATTTTAAAATTGCTGGGACAAGTGCGGGGGTGACTGCGATGCAAATGGACATCAAGCTTGGTGGAGTGACATCAAATATCTTAAAAGAAGCACTCTATCAAGCCAAAGAGGCTAGAATGCAAATTTTGGCAATTATGCGAGAGGCTGAAGAGAAAATCATCATCAATGAAGAGATTGTGCCGACTTCTATTTCTTTTGGAGTTGATGCCGATCGCATTGTGGATATTATTGGGCAGGGTGGCAAAACGATTAAAGAAATCATTGAAAAATTTGCTGTAATGATTGATTTGGATCGTCAGAATGGCAAAGTGCAAATCAATGGCATTGGTGCTGAACGCCTCAATGCGTGTAAAGACTATATTTTGAACTTTTTGCAACAAAGGCACGGACAAGCAAAAGTGAATTATAAGGCATATACATCTGGCAGTATTTTTGAAGGAAGGGTGAAAAAGCTTGTTGAGTTTGGTGCATTTGTAGAGCTTCCTAATGGTGGCGATGGGTTGCTTCATATAAGCAAAATACGGGCTAAGGGGGTTGTTTTGAGTGAGGGGCAAACAATAGAGTGCAAGATCCTTAATGTGGAGCAAAACAAAGTAGAACTTGATTTTAGTGAATAA
- a CDS encoding LPS-assembly protein LptD: MLNLFLIFVCVCFGFAQDIYQQTPGGSSIGELSADELKNQGDTLEAKGNVVLINGDFYISSDTLTYHQKEQIAEIQGEVKIYKGSVLLLSAKNVRLDFKKEKFSLSSMYLQNPQSGLWVSAGEAQTNRDVYEFESNIVSGCDIQDPIWHIDSSSGSFNQNSHLLTLWNSRIYVGDVPLLYVPYLALSTYNQRKSGLLYPDFALSNQDGLYYRQPIFIAPQQFWDATLALQARSARGIGGDLELNFATPQNNLFSLTGKYFYNFENYVLKNNLKHQHVYGGNAQYSSNTLFDVFNPKIDDGLFLDLTYMNDIDYLRIDHIDKKITERLKVSQINYYLQSQEHYFGLYSRYYFDLSKPKNTETFQQMPNMQYHKYLDSLFWRNLFYYIDVQSYNNVRDEGYNYVQNSIALPIGIEVPLFDNYISVGIATDLNFHNIVFFRQNEILSHLPKAPRTANVFGANYSASVSSDLAKNYTYFLHTLQTKIDFSGPYYHYGTEMFSPQAYEYFENYKGNKKLYNLWNPSSIVDFQSRQHKMGLSFLQYFYTPNGRSIFYYKLSQQFNLQDKELMFVGNPLKNEFGTSPIEGLTLSGAFNYAPYYQVVEEASANLAFSKWTFSFDSGFFFKRLLGVVNGRKQIIDDANFLNFNLRNDFGYFSIGGGMSYDFLHQQVKDWNISLSKDVRCFGVTLKFAQEFVSVLTDRVDHPLEIEKNQYVRLEFRFVPLTSTGMNYRFQRQK; encoded by the coding sequence ATGCTTAATCTTTTTTTGATTTTTGTATGTGTCTGTTTTGGTTTTGCGCAAGATATTTACCAGCAGACGCCGGGGGGATCTTCTATCGGAGAATTGAGTGCTGATGAGCTAAAAAATCAAGGCGATACACTCGAGGCAAAAGGCAATGTCGTTTTGATCAATGGGGATTTTTATATTTCTAGCGACACGCTCACTTATCATCAAAAGGAACAGATTGCTGAGATTCAAGGAGAGGTCAAAATCTACAAGGGCAGTGTGCTACTTTTGAGTGCCAAAAATGTAAGATTGGATTTTAAAAAAGAGAAGTTCTCCCTCTCTTCGATGTATCTGCAAAATCCACAGAGTGGTTTGTGGGTGAGTGCAGGTGAGGCACAAACAAATCGCGATGTCTATGAGTTTGAGAGCAATATCGTTTCAGGTTGTGATATTCAAGATCCTATTTGGCATATTGATTCTAGCTCTGGAAGCTTTAATCAAAATAGCCATCTTTTAACATTGTGGAATTCTAGAATCTATGTGGGTGATGTCCCATTGTTGTATGTTCCTTATTTGGCACTAAGCACCTACAATCAACGCAAAAGTGGATTGCTTTATCCTGATTTTGCCCTCTCCAATCAAGATGGCTTGTATTATCGCCAACCTATTTTTATCGCACCACAGCAGTTTTGGGATGCAACTCTTGCACTACAGGCAAGAAGCGCTAGAGGTATTGGCGGAGATCTTGAACTAAACTTCGCAACGCCTCAAAACAATTTGTTTTCATTGACGGGAAAGTATTTTTATAACTTTGAGAATTATGTATTAAAAAACAATCTAAAACATCAGCATGTCTATGGTGGGAATGCCCAATATTCTTCCAATACGCTATTTGATGTTTTCAATCCCAAAATTGATGATGGTTTGTTTCTAGATTTGACATATATGAATGATATTGACTACCTGCGTATCGATCATATTGACAAAAAGATCACTGAACGCTTGAAAGTGTCTCAAATCAACTACTACCTCCAATCTCAAGAGCATTATTTTGGTTTGTATAGTCGGTATTATTTTGATTTGAGTAAGCCCAAGAATACTGAAACATTTCAACAAATGCCTAATATGCAATATCACAAATATCTTGATTCTCTTTTTTGGAGAAATTTGTTTTATTACATTGATGTGCAGAGTTATAACAATGTCAGAGATGAGGGATACAACTATGTGCAAAATAGCATCGCATTGCCTATAGGGATCGAGGTGCCATTATTTGACAACTATATATCCGTTGGCATTGCGACAGATTTGAATTTCCACAATATTGTTTTTTTTCGCCAGAATGAGATTTTGTCCCATTTGCCCAAAGCACCGAGGACGGCAAATGTGTTTGGTGCTAATTATTCTGCAAGTGTGTCCTCGGACTTGGCTAAGAATTACACATATTTTTTGCACACATTGCAGACAAAAATCGATTTTTCTGGTCCTTATTATCATTATGGGACAGAAATGTTTAGTCCGCAGGCTTATGAATATTTTGAGAATTACAAAGGAAATAAGAAGCTTTATAATCTTTGGAATCCATCCTCAATCGTGGATTTTCAATCGCGTCAGCATAAGATGGGATTGAGCTTTTTGCAATATTTTTATACTCCCAATGGTCGGTCTATTTTTTATTACAAACTCTCCCAGCAGTTTAATTTGCAAGATAAGGAGTTGATGTTTGTGGGAAATCCTCTCAAAAATGAATTTGGAACCTCTCCGATTGAGGGATTGACTTTGAGCGGTGCTTTTAACTATGCTCCATATTATCAGGTGGTGGAGGAGGCATCTGCCAATCTAGCCTTTTCCAAATGGACTTTTTCATTTGATTCGGGTTTCTTTTTTAAGAGGTTGCTAGGTGTGGTCAATGGACGCAAACAAATCATCGATGATGCGAATTTTTTGAATTTCAATCTTCGAAATGATTTTGGGTATTTTTCTATAGGCGGAGGGATGAGTTATGATTTTTTACATCAGCAAGTCAAGGATTGGAATATTTCTTTGTCAAAAGATGTGCGTTGTTTTGGCGTTACGCTAAAATTTGCTCAAGAGTTTGTATCGGTTTTGACAGATCGAGTGGATCACCCTCTTGAGATAGAAAAAAATCAATATGTAAGACTAGAATTTAGATTTGTTCCACTTACTTCAACAGGAATGAATTATCGTTTTCAAAGGCAAAAATGA
- a CDS encoding pyruvate flavodoxin oxidoreductase subunit gamma, with protein MLEIRWHSRAGQGAVTGAKGLADVIAGTGKQVQAFAFYGSAKRGAAMTAYNRVDDNPILNHEKFMSPDYVLVIDPGLTFITDICANEKKDTKYIITTHLTKEELIAKKPELADKEVYILDCIKISRETIGKSVPNAPMLGALMKVSGMLELEYFLEKFIKLLGKKLPQKIIDANREAITRAYNEVR; from the coding sequence ATGTTGGAAATTAGATGGCATAGTCGTGCTGGTCAAGGTGCAGTTACAGGAGCGAAAGGTTTGGCTGATGTGATTGCAGGGACAGGCAAACAGGTTCAAGCATTTGCGTTTTATGGATCTGCAAAAAGAGGGGCTGCGATGACTGCTTACAATCGCGTTGATGACAATCCAATCTTGAATCACGAGAAGTTTATGTCTCCAGATTATGTGTTGGTGATTGATCCTGGTTTGACTTTTATTACTGATATTTGTGCAAATGAGAAAAAAGACACAAAATACATTATTACCACCCATTTGACCAAAGAAGAATTAATTGCCAAAAAGCCAGAGCTTGCGGACAAGGAAGTTTATATCCTTGATTGCATTAAAATTTCAAGAGAAACAATCGGAAAATCTGTCCCTAATGCCCCGATGCTTGGTGCGTTGATGAAGGTTTCAGGAATGCTTGAGTTGGAGTATTTTTTGGAAAAGTTTATTAAGTTGTTGGGCAAAAAGCTTCCGCAAAAGATTATTGATGCCAATCGTGAAGCAATCACTAGGGCATACAATGAAGTTCGATAA
- a CDS encoding 4Fe-4S dicluster-binding protein, with protein MKGWNEFEIGSVLFPLDEDGSKAQEKAPSERKYTENSSRSASVSHWRVQKPVHNHDHCINCFFCWVYCPDASILAKDEQMSGVDYQHCKGCGVCVSVCPTNPKSLLMFDENEVNEDAIARWPQKERK; from the coding sequence ATGAAAGGTTGGAATGAATTTGAAATAGGGTCTGTGCTTTTTCCTTTGGATGAAGATGGTAGCAAAGCACAGGAGAAGGCTCCGAGTGAAAGAAAATATACAGAAAATAGTTCAAGAAGTGCGAGTGTTTCACATTGGAGGGTTCAAAAGCCCGTCCATAATCACGATCACTGCATTAATTGTTTTTTCTGTTGGGTGTATTGTCCGGATGCGTCGATTTTGGCAAAAGATGAGCAAATGAGTGGTGTGGATTATCAACACTGCAAAGGCTGTGGTGTCTGTGTTTCTGTTTGCCCTACCAATCCTAAATCTCTTTTGATGTTTGATGAAAATGAAGTAAATGAAGATGCGATTGCAAGATGGCCTCAAAAAGAAAGAAAATAA